Proteins encoded in a region of the Jatrophihabitans sp. genome:
- a CDS encoding trypsin-like peptidase domain-containing protein: MSDQSTPEQAGHASAPSEQPYHVPTAHQQAWSAAQHYPGQPYWSPPPVPDKPRSHRLLIGSVAAATVAALAVGGIAVAERSGPESSEQATVTSPNSPNPFGDGQASPYGNGSNGNGDDSNGDGSDGNGSNGGDSSTARTTGPATAAQQIGVVNISTTVNYGQGKAAGTGIVLSPDGEILTNNHVIEDSTAITVTVVSTGKSYTATVVGTAPSQDVSVLQLKGASGLATAKLGDSGKVEVGDAVTAVGNAGGTGGTPTAATGTVTALNQSITASDSDGSDIERLTGMIQVDADIEAGDSGGPLYDNATGSVIGIDTAASSASARFGGATTGFAIPIAKALGIADEIESGQESSTVNIGYPAFLGVQLSPTGSSSQEAVGARISGVVPGSAAAEAGLRAGEAITAVDGTAITSASGLSSVLEAHQPGDEVRLRYTDSAGQSRSVSVRLGAGPAD, from the coding sequence CCACCAGCAGGCCTGGTCGGCGGCCCAGCACTACCCCGGGCAGCCGTACTGGAGCCCGCCGCCGGTCCCCGACAAGCCGCGCTCGCACCGGCTGCTGATCGGCTCGGTGGCTGCTGCCACAGTGGCCGCGCTGGCGGTCGGCGGCATCGCGGTGGCAGAGCGGTCGGGTCCGGAGTCATCGGAGCAGGCCACCGTCACCTCGCCGAACAGCCCGAACCCATTCGGCGACGGCCAAGCCTCGCCCTACGGCAACGGCTCCAACGGCAACGGCGACGACTCCAACGGCGACGGCTCCGACGGCAACGGCTCCAACGGCGGCGACTCGAGCACGGCCCGGACCACTGGGCCGGCCACCGCCGCCCAGCAAATCGGAGTCGTCAACATCAGCACCACCGTCAACTACGGCCAGGGCAAGGCGGCCGGCACCGGAATCGTGCTGAGTCCGGACGGTGAGATCCTGACCAACAACCATGTCATCGAGGACTCCACGGCGATCACGGTGACAGTGGTCAGCACCGGCAAGAGCTACACCGCCACGGTGGTGGGCACCGCTCCCAGCCAGGACGTCTCGGTCCTGCAGCTCAAGGGCGCCAGTGGCTTGGCCACCGCAAAGCTCGGCGACTCGGGAAAGGTAGAAGTCGGAGACGCCGTGACCGCGGTGGGCAACGCGGGCGGAACTGGTGGAACGCCGACCGCGGCGACGGGCACGGTGACGGCGCTGAACCAGTCCATCACCGCCAGCGACAGCGACGGCAGCGACATCGAACGGTTGACCGGGATGATCCAGGTAGACGCCGACATCGAGGCCGGCGACTCCGGCGGCCCGCTGTATGACAACGCCACCGGCAGCGTGATCGGCATCGACACCGCCGCCTCGTCGGCCTCTGCCCGCTTCGGCGGCGCCACCACCGGTTTCGCGATTCCGATCGCCAAGGCGCTGGGCATCGCCGATGAGATCGAGTCCGGACAGGAGAGCAGCACCGTCAACATCGGCTACCCGGCGTTCCTCGGGGTGCAGCTGTCGCCGACCGGCTCGTCCAGCCAGGAGGCCGTCGGCGCCCGGATCTCAGGCGTGGTCCCTGGCTCGGCAGCGGCTGAGGCCGGCCTGCGGGCGGGTGAGGCCATCACCGCGGTCGACGGCACGGCCATCACCAGCGCCAGCGGGTTGTCGAGCGTGCTGGAGGCTCACCAGCCCGGCGATGAGGTGCGGCTGCGCTATACCGACTCAGCGGGCCAGAGCCGCAGTGTCAGCGTCAGGCTGGGCGCCGGTCCGGCTGATTGA
- a CDS encoding helix-turn-helix transcriptional regulator → MVRLPLTPAEVERGQRLGALLRRARAERSMLDVALNARVSPETLRKIETGRVATPAFPTIAAIADVLGLSLDAVWAEISQRERGEPAGADHHRRVSGLAS, encoded by the coding sequence ATGGTCAGGTTGCCGCTCACACCCGCAGAGGTCGAACGCGGACAGCGCCTGGGCGCGCTGTTGCGTCGCGCCAGGGCAGAACGCTCGATGCTCGATGTCGCGCTCAACGCACGTGTCTCACCCGAGACCCTTCGCAAGATCGAGACCGGCCGCGTAGCGACCCCTGCCTTCCCGACCATCGCTGCGATCGCCGACGTCCTCGGGCTCTCCCTCGATGCGGTGTGGGCCGAGATCAGCCAGCGCGAGCGTGGCGAACCGGCCGGCGCTGATCACCACAGGCGCGTGAGCGGGTTGGCCTCCTGA
- the map gene encoding type I methionyl aminopeptidase: MIEILNPAELARAHQTGALVADILQALKSRSTVGTNLLDVDRWAQAMIVEAGALSCYVDYEPSFGRGPFGHYICTAVNDAVLHGLPHDYTLADGDLLTLDLAVSQAGVAADSAISFIVGETKPPESVAMISATERALSAGIAAAGPGARIGDISHAIGSVLSEAGYLINAEFGGHGIGSTMHQDPHVPNTGRPGRGYTLRPGLLLALEPWVMADTAELITDADGWTLRSATGCRTAHSEHTIAITDDGADILTLPTQAHS, from the coding sequence ATGATCGAGATCTTGAACCCGGCCGAACTGGCCCGAGCACACCAGACAGGCGCCCTGGTCGCCGACATCCTGCAGGCGCTGAAGAGCCGTAGCACGGTCGGCACGAACCTCCTCGACGTCGACCGGTGGGCCCAGGCCATGATCGTCGAGGCTGGGGCGCTGTCCTGTTACGTCGACTACGAGCCATCCTTCGGACGCGGGCCGTTCGGGCACTACATCTGCACGGCCGTCAACGACGCTGTGCTCCATGGACTGCCCCATGACTACACCCTCGCCGACGGCGACCTGCTGACGCTGGACCTCGCCGTCTCCCAAGCAGGAGTCGCCGCGGACTCGGCCATCAGCTTCATCGTGGGCGAGACAAAGCCTCCGGAGAGCGTCGCGATGATCAGCGCGACCGAGCGCGCATTGAGCGCGGGCATAGCCGCTGCCGGACCCGGTGCTCGCATCGGCGACATCTCCCATGCCATCGGCTCGGTCCTCAGCGAGGCGGGATACCTGATCAACGCCGAGTTCGGGGGCCATGGCATCGGATCGACGATGCACCAGGACCCGCACGTCCCCAACACCGGACGGCCAGGCCGTGGATACACGCTGCGCCCCGGGCTGCTGCTCGCACTGGAGCCATGGGTCATGGCCGACACCGCTGAACTCATCACCGACGCCGACGGATGGACGCTGCGAAGCGCGACGGGCTGCCGGACAGCGCACAGTGAGCACACGATCGCCATCACCGACGACGGAGCCGACATCCTCACCTTGCCGACGCAGGCGCACTCGTAG
- a CDS encoding adenosine deaminase: MIPPRPDLTAFIAGLPKAELHVHHVGSASPRIVAELAARHPAAGVPADVDKLAEYFTFSDFGHFIEVYLSVVDLIRDATDVRMLTYEVARDMAAQQIRYAELTITPYSSVRRGIAAEAFLEAIEDARVAAERELGVVLRWCFDIPGEAGLPAAAETARIATELRPDGLISFGLGGPEIGVPRPQFAPYFDAARAIGLHSVPHAGETTGPGTIWDAIRLLGAERIGHGTSATQDPELLAYLAQHQIPLEVCPTSNIATRAVPELSQHPLAELVAAGVQVSINTDDPPMFSTDLNNEYAIAAELLNLDEAGVAALAANAVTASFAPDAVKSRVLSEIESYAASAGAA, from the coding sequence GTGATCCCCCCGCGCCCTGATCTCACGGCCTTCATCGCCGGCCTGCCCAAGGCCGAACTGCATGTGCACCACGTCGGCTCGGCCTCGCCTCGCATCGTCGCCGAGCTGGCCGCTCGCCATCCCGCGGCAGGCGTGCCGGCCGACGTCGACAAGCTCGCGGAGTACTTCACCTTCTCCGACTTCGGTCACTTCATCGAGGTCTACCTCTCGGTGGTCGATCTGATCCGTGACGCCACGGACGTCCGGATGCTGACCTATGAAGTGGCCCGCGACATGGCGGCCCAGCAGATTCGCTACGCCGAGCTGACCATCACGCCCTACTCCTCAGTGCGCCGGGGCATCGCTGCCGAGGCCTTCCTGGAGGCGATCGAGGACGCCCGGGTGGCCGCCGAGCGCGAGCTCGGCGTCGTGCTGCGGTGGTGCTTCGACATCCCCGGCGAGGCCGGCCTGCCCGCGGCGGCTGAGACCGCCCGGATCGCGACCGAGCTGAGGCCAGACGGCCTGATCAGCTTCGGCTTGGGCGGCCCGGAGATCGGCGTGCCGCGGCCGCAGTTCGCCCCCTACTTCGACGCCGCCCGGGCGATCGGGTTGCACAGCGTTCCGCATGCCGGTGAGACCACCGGTCCGGGCACCATCTGGGACGCGATCCGGCTGCTGGGCGCCGAGCGGATCGGGCACGGCACCTCGGCCACCCAGGATCCGGAGCTGTTGGCCTACCTGGCTCAGCATCAGATCCCGCTCGAGGTCTGCCCCACCTCGAACATCGCGACCCGGGCGGTGCCTGAGCTGTCCCAGCACCCGCTGGCCGAGCTGGTCGCCGCCGGCGTGCAGGTTTCCATCAACACCGATGACCCGCCGATGTTCTCCACTGACCTCAACAACGAGTACGCGATCGCCGCCGAGCTGTTGAACCTCGACGAGGCCGGCGTCGCCGCGCTGGCCGCCAACGCGGTCACCGCCTCGTTCGCCCCCGACGCGGTCAAGTCCCGGGTGCTGAGCGAGATCGAAAGCTACGCCGCCAGCGCCGGAGCAGCCTGA